The genomic window ACCACCACGGTTGTGTCGGCCTGGCGCATGATGTCCAGCTCGGTCTGGCCGACCCCCACCGTCTCGATCAGGACCCACTGCTTGCCGAAGGCATCCAGGAGCCTGATGACGTCGCCGGTCGCCCGGGTGAGCCCGCCCAGGCTGCCACGCGTGGCCATGCTGCGGATGAAGACCTCGGGGTCCTCGGCGTGGGACTGCATGCGGATCCTGTCGCCCAGGACCGCGCCGCCGCTGAAAGGGCTCGAGGGGTCCACGGCGATGATGCCGACCGACACCCCCTCGGCACGGAGGAGGGCCGTGAGGCAGTCCACCAGGGTGCTCTTCCCCGAGCCCGGCGGTCCGGTGATCCCGACGACGTAGGCGCGCCCTGTCCTCCCGTGCACCCGTCGCATGACCTCGGGAACCGCCGGCGAGCGGTTCTCCACCTGGGTGATGAGCCGCGCCAGGGCCAGCCGATCCCCCTCCAGCATCCGTTCGACGAGCTCAGGGATCTCCATGGGGCGACCGTAGAGTAGCAGAGGGGCACGGAGCGATCAACGAAGCGAGTAGCCGACCTCCTCGCCCATGGTCTTGTGACAGTCGCGGCAGAGGGGGAGGAGCCGGGGCCGAGCCAGGAACTGGAAGCGGGCCTCGCCGTCGGCGGTGTGGGAGGGGTGGCAGCGGACGCAGGCCAGCTTGACCGGGTCGTGGTCCTTGATGGCGTGGTAGGAATCTCCTGTCCGCCCCTCAGCCATCTCCTCCTGCTCGGGGGAAAGAGCGGCAGGGACCGATTTCAGGATCGGAGTGTGACACTGGAGGCACTCTTTGTCCCGAAGCTGAATTTTCATGTGGTCCGGCTCCGTGTACCGGCCAATGAGGAACCTCCCGGTGTCGTAGGCTGCAACAGTCCAAACCTTGAGGCGCATGCCAAGGTCGGCTCCGCCATGGCAGTCGATGCAGAGAACTGCCTTCTTGGTGTGGTGGGCACCGGCCAGGTCGACGGACACAGGGGCGATGAAGCGGTCGAACTTCTCCTCGTGCAGGTGGCAGGCGATGCAGAAGCGGTTGTCGCGCTCCTTTGCAGCCAGGCCGACGAGAAACAAAACCACAAAGAGTAGGGAGAGCCCCGCCAGCAGTCCCAGCCTCAACAGGAGCTGACGGAGGGCAACCAGCAGAGCTCTCCCGGACCGCTCAGCGAACCGTGATCTGGTGGACCGCTGAGAAACGGATGTGGGAGGAGGGACCCGCCGGGCCGCCGCGCGGGAACACCGTTCCGGCTCGCTCGACTCTTCCGGCGGGCGAGGCCTTCTCGCTCCCGTAGATGAACGCCACCGCCACGCTGTAGGTCCCCGGGTCATGGGGCGCCCGGACGGTCCACGTGACTTTCCCCTCGGGGAACTTCCGGGCCGCGATGTCGCTCATCATGTCGAAGATCAGGGCGAAGTTCAGGTTCTTCTTGAGGCCGGGCCCGCGGCTGTCGACCCACTTCGTCTGCTCCTTGCCGTCCGGCCCCCAGACCTTCGGAGCCCCGACGATGAGCCAGCCGTCGCCCGAAACCGGGCGGCTCTGGAAGCGGAGGTCGGTGTCGAGGAGGAACACCCCGACCACGCCCGAGCCCCCCTTCACCGTGGCGGTCACCTGCACTTCCTGGCCGGGCTTCGCGCTCGACGGCGCCGAGAGCGTCACCGAGGCGTTGGCGTCGTGGGTCTTCACGTCCTGGAGCAGCTTCTGGCGGTCAGCAGGGGCGACGTCCTTGTAGGGCCCCTCCCCGGCCTCGAGCTGCTTGTAATGCTTGGTCTCGACGACTTGGCTCGCCGCGAAGGCCTCGGGCTCCACGCGGAGCTGCTCCTTCTGCATCGAGGAATGGCACCCCGCGCAGGTCGGCGACAGGTCGGTCACGTTCCGGAGCGGGCCGCCGTTGTAGCCCTGGGCCCCCGTAGCCACGACGAGTGCAGTCACAGCCAGGATCCCGATCACGCTGGTCGCTCGCCTCATGATCTCCTCCTTGTGCAAGGAATGGGGTCGCACCCTAAGAAACCTGCCCCGGATTCGGTTGGTTCCCGGCCCGGACCCCGGAGAGGTCCGCCTCCATGATGAGGGCGTCCTCGCCCGTATCCGGGTAGTAGCCCTTGCGCCGCCCGATCACGTGAAAGCCGAAGCGCTCGTAGAGGCCCCGGGCCTCGTGGTTCGTGGGACGGACCTCGAGCACGGCCACACCGAGGCGGCGACGTCGGGCATCCTCCAGGATCGCGCCCAGGAGCGCCTGGGCCACCCCGCGACGGCGCCACGCCGGATGGACCGCCAGGTTCGTGATGTGGACCTCGGAGGCGACCTCCCAGAGACAGAGGTAGCCCACCACCTCCCGGACAGCCCTCGCCACCCAGCAGCGGGCCACCCGGTTCTGCTCCAGCTCGTAGAGGAACGCCCCGCGGGACCAGGGGCTGGCAAACGACGCGCGCTCGATGGCGAGCACCGAGTCCAGGTCCGCACGCGTCATCGGCTCAATGGACAGAGACTGCACGGCGACGCTTGAGCTCGGCCTCTGAAGGCCTGAGGTAACGGGGAGCGAGAG from Candidatus Rokuibacteriota bacterium includes these protein-coding regions:
- the rimI gene encoding ribosomal protein S18-alanine N-acetyltransferase, giving the protein MTRADLDSVLAIERASFASPWSRGAFLYELEQNRVARCWVARAVREVVGYLCLWEVASEVHITNLAVHPAWRRRGVAQALLGAILEDARRRRLGVAVLEVRPTNHEARGLYERFGFHVIGRRKGYYPDTGEDALIMEADLSGVRAGNQPNPGQVS
- the meaB gene encoding methylmalonyl Co-A mutase-associated GTPase MeaB, yielding MEIPELVERMLEGDRLALARLITQVENRSPAVPEVMRRVHGRTGRAYVVGITGPPGSGKSTLVDCLTALLRAEGVSVGIIAVDPSSPFSGGAVLGDRIRMQSHAEDPEVFIRSMATRGSLGGLTRATGDVIRLLDAFGKQWVLIETVGVGQTELDIMRQADTTVVVLVPESGDAIQTMKAGLLEVADIFVVNKADRDGAGPLVSELRFMAHLQRSSPHAPKDIEWESPALATEAQHGVGVEELLRDIRKHRELLEHSGALEKRRKARRRSDLQALLIEEIRQRVSRQLASNGALAATLEQVADGRLDPYSAVEQILASLERESS